Within Aphelocoma coerulescens isolate FSJ_1873_10779 chromosome 1A, UR_Acoe_1.0, whole genome shotgun sequence, the genomic segment AGAGCAGGAGTTGAATGTTATTCTCTCTGTGTTGCAGATGCGTTTGCTTCCCCTGAGACAGAAGAAGTCTCACCTGATGGAGATCCAGGTGAACGGAGGCACTGTTGCTGAGAAAGTGGATTGGGCCCGGGagaagctggagcagcaggtgcCTGTGTCAACGGTCTTTGGCCAGGATGAGATGATAGATGTCATTGGAGTCACCAAGGGCAAGGGATATAAAGGTAAACACATGGAAGTCCTTCTCTTTGTGATAGGATACAGTTTTTAATGAAATCCTGGCCTTGAGTTTTCACAAGTGCATGTGCCAAGAGCTGAAGAGGTAAATCCATATTGCTGTCACAGTTCAATGATGAGACCATGGAATGAGCGCTGGGCACGGCGCCTGATACCCGTGAGGAGTCATTCCATGCTGCCTTCCTTCTGagaacacagcccagggacACCAGGGAGGGAGCTTCACCGGGAAGTGTTGATTCCCGGGATGTTGGGTCTGCGCTTGCCTTTTGCTGCCTGCGCACTGCAGCTTGAAAGGTGGCTTAAGCTGTGGTTGAAGAGTTTGGTGACAATCGCAGCTTGACAACACTTGTCACGGCTGCTTTGGTCCCTTGCAGGTGTCACCAGCCGTTGGCACACCAAGAAGCTGCCGCGCAAGACTCACCGGGGCCTGCGCAAGGTGGCCTGCATTGGTGCCTGGCACCCCGCCCGCGTGGCCTTCTCTGTGGCCCGTGCGGGCCAGAAGGGCTACCACCACCGCACCGAGATCAACAAGAAGGTTGGTGTCTCAGCTGCTGGGGGGGAACGAGAGCTGGCTGATGTCACTTGTTTTGTGACAGTGAGCAGAGTGGGGTGTTTTGCTCTGTTAGAATGTTGTTTTGGGGATCATGGCTATGGTCTGTTACGTTGAATAACTAAAATTCTTGTGTGGCCACGTGTTTTCAAAGTGCAACAAACTGTTTCCTCTGAGCCTGTGTAGAATTCCTTGCGTTTTATCTGATGACAGGCTTTCTCCTACTTTTTGCTAAGTagaatttctttacatttttagaTTTACAAGATTGGCCAAGGTTACCAAATCAAGGATGGAAAGCTCATCAAAAACAATGCGTCAACAGATTATGACTTGTCTGACAAGAGCATTAACCCTCTGGTGAGTTGCTGCAGCTCTATGCGAAGAGTCTGCTTCTGAGCTGCAATCCTAAGAGGCAAATGGGTCTGGTATAAGTCACAAAATGATTGAATGAAGAGCTCTTGGAATAAGTCAGCTGCTATTGGAGGTGGCGGTGTTTAATCAGTCTCAGTATTGACTTGTGTAACTTGGAAATTGCATTTGTTATGTGGCAATAGGACAAAGATGTTACAAACCTTGAATGGTACTTGTAAAGTTACATGGAATAATTTAGCAAGAAGAGCTTCTGCTGTTCTTAATAAAAGCCTTACAGCAAGAAGTAAATTGCTGTATCAAGAAACTTCACCAGTGAAAGGCAATACTGGAAACAGGATTTCAGTGGATGTGGCAATGGCCAAGGCCCAGAAATGGTGTGGATCTGTAGGCAGATGTGATCAGTGGTCCTGCTTGGTACAGAGCACTAACTGTTCTCTCCTTGCTCAGGGAGGCTTTGTCCACTACGGTGAGGTGACCAATGACTTCATCATGGTGAAGGGCTGTGTTGTGGGGACCAAGAAGAGGGTCCTAACCCTGCGCAAGGTGAGTAGTGCAGCCTGCTGTCACGTGGGCTGGAACAATTTAAGGGTGTTGTGCTGCCTCTGGTGCAGAACTCTTGTGACTGTAAGGACACTGGCAGAGTGGGGCTcgtgctgctgggagctgaccAGTCTTCAGCCTTGGAGGCCAAAGATGCAGGGTGGATGGCTTATTGTCAAGTGTTCCTTGCACATGGTAGCAGCTGAGGTCAGAGTGACTGAGGGGGCGTTAGCCATGGAGGTGACAAGAAGTAGCCAGCGTACTGGAGGCTGAAAGGGCCGTGCTGCTGCTGTATACTCACCTGACATCTCTCTTTTTAGTCCCTGCTTGTGCAGACCAAGCGCCGGGCCCTGGAGAAGATTGACTTGAAGTTCATTGACACAACCTCCAAATTTGGTCATGGCCGCTTCCAGACAGCTGAGGAGAAGAAGGCTTTCATGGTAAGGGCACTTCCTGGTACCTTTGTTGTGTACCATTGTGTTGTCTTTGAGCTCATGGCAGCTGATAGCTTGGCCTTTGGGCTGTCACGTAGCCGAAGTTTCTGTGGAATGGAAACTTCAGTCAAGAGGCCTCCTTCTGCCAACTTGGTTATAACTGCAGGGGGCCTGGGGTCTCACTTCCCCTGTGACAACTCTTGGTGTCTGAGGAGGGTTGCCATGTTTGGGCACAAGTTGTTCAGTGATGAAGCATGGAACAAGCACTGCTCCATATCCCCTTAAAGTAGCTCGGGAGGAGGGGTCCTCACGGTGGCATTCTCAGCTTGTCACTTGCTGGAAAAAGCAGCCGGGAGCTCTGcgggtgaggccctggcaggaGCTTGGGGCCAAGCAGGAGCTTCCCCACCAGGTGGCACCAGCGTTGCTGCTCAGGCACATCCAGAGTCACCGGGTCAGCCCAGTGCGGCTGCGCCAGCTTTGGCTTCCCCCAGAGCCTCTGGCTGTGGGGATGGGGCATAGGGTTTCCAGTGGGTTTCAACATGGAGGGCTTTTTTTGCCTTGATTTTTTTACAGCTTTTGTGATGGGGATGTGATGTCTTTTGTGCAGACTGCTGTTTACATAGCttggtttttgtggttttttttcagggacCACTCAAGAAGGATCGCATTGCAAAAGAGGAGACAGCCTAATGGGTGGAATGGTCCTGTGGCCCTGTGTGCTCTCAgaccaaaaaataaatattttaaagaaactaACTTTGCCTCTTGGTATATACATTACTGTGTCAAGCCTGGTACTCTGACTGCAGGTTCTACATGTGCATCAAACCAAAGAAGCAAGTAAAGTTCTAGTTCTTTGAGCATCCACCTTATAGTGGGGTTCCTCTAAAGAGAACGAAGCTGCTGTTGCTGGTTTTGGAGAGCAAAGATTGTGGGTCAGAGCAAGGCTTCTCTGGTTGTGTGAAATAGTAAATCAGCAAGGGCCCTAAATGTGTTCGCAGTTGCTGAGGTATTAGTCCACATGTCAATCCTCACTTGGGTGGACAGAGAGCTTTGAGTCAAATGGGTTTAGAAATAACCCAGGCAGTTCAAACCACTAAATTTTCTGTAGCTGGCAGATGCTGGTTGTTGCCATGGAAACCTTCCAATTTCTCTGTGGCAGGGGCTGTAACCTGCACACTTTGCAAATGCAGTTTGTTGCTGTCCCTGAGAgcagcagaaggcagcaggTATTCTGAAAAATCCCAGCCTCACAAGAGCTGGCTATTCCTGAATGTACGTGGTTTCCCTGCTGAAAGGCTACAGGAAGCAAGCCTGCCTGGGTGGGGAGGACGATCTGCATCCCACCCTctgaggagggaggagagctgTGAGTGCCGCTGGTGTTGTGTTACTGCCTGACTGAAAATACCCTGCTGGCTCCCGGGGAGATGGCTTGGTGTGTCCTTCACTGACCATAATTGGAGACATGGCAGCGATTGAGGCAGTAATTCCAGACTGACACCAAAGTGTAGCACTGCCCTGAAACGGACCTGGGCTGGCCCTATTTGCTCTTACCTGAAGAGGGGAAAGGTGGGAtgtagagatttttttcttgtggtgGTGCATGAGAGCCTTCTAAGAGTTAAAAGGTggcaagaaggaggaaaaacattTACCTTGTTTCCCTAGAAACCAGACTGGATGACTGAAAGAGCTGCCTGGCTCCCTGTCAGTTTCATTTAACACAGGAACCTGCTGGCCCATTTCAGCCAAGTGAAATAAGAGAGGTCTCacctgctaattttttttccaccttcctCACAAGTCTCAATTTGGCAGGTAGGTGGAGAAGAACCTTAAGTTAGTATTCCTCTGATGCAGAAAAGTGGAATTCCCAACCTTCGTCTGTCCTGAGCCTGCAGGTTTATGGACAGCTCTGAGGAgtgaggttttttccccccacctgTTAGCCTTCGGTGggcttttcactttttaaagctGGCTAGGAAGGGGCGTGGCTctgagccagccctgcctgctgctgcttccatcTCACCAGTCAGATGCATCCAAGGGACTTGGGATTATCAGGATAAATGGATGTGTTGGGGGTGAGCATCCATGACAAAATATGGACTACCTTGATGAAAATCTCTAAAAGCACCTGATTTTACCATCCCTTGTGGGAGCTCTGGAATGCTGctgat encodes:
- the RPL3 gene encoding large ribosomal subunit protein uL3; the encoded protein is MSHRKFSAPRHGSLGFLPRKRSSRHRGKVKSFPKDDPSKPVHLTAFLGYKAGMTHIVREVDRPGSKVNKKEVVEAVTIIETPPMVIVGIVGYVQTPRGLRSFKTIFAEHISDECKRRFYKNWHKSKKKAFTKYCKKWQDEEGKKQLEKDFNSMKKYCQVIRVMAHTQMRLLPLRQKKSHLMEIQVNGGTVAEKVDWAREKLEQQVPVSTVFGQDEMIDVIGVTKGKGYKGVTSRWHTKKLPRKTHRGLRKVACIGAWHPARVAFSVARAGQKGYHHRTEINKKIYKIGQGYQIKDGKLIKNNASTDYDLSDKSINPLGGFVHYGEVTNDFIMVKGCVVGTKKRVLTLRKSLLVQTKRRALEKIDLKFIDTTSKFGHGRFQTAEEKKAFMGPLKKDRIAKEETA